In the genome of Rhodanobacter soli, the window CAGGTGCAGCGGGCGGTGCTCGACCGCGCGCTGGCGGCGGTGGCGCAGAACGATTTTTCCGGCGCGGACCGGGAGCTGGCCGAGGCGCAGACGATCCGCCCCGGTTCGCAGCAGATGATCGATGTGCACAAGCGCGTCGACGACATGCGCGAACAGCGTGCGAACGGTGTGCTCGCACAGGCGCACTCGGCACTGGATGCCGGCAACGTCGGGCTGGCAGCGAAGCTGGCGGCGCAGGTGCGGGCGATCGACCCGAGTCTGGCGGCGCTGGCGGCGTTCGACGAACAGCTGACCAATGCGCGGCTGTACGCCAGCTACAAGCCCGGCCAGGTATTCACCGATCGCTACGTCGACCTGCCGGGCAAGGCCCCGGCGATGGTGGTGATTCCCACCGGCAGTTTCCAGATGGGTGCACCGGCCGACGGGGAAGACCACGCCGATGCCGAGACGCCGCAACATACGGTCACCATCAGCAAGGGTTTTGCGATGGCGCGTACCGCGGTGACCGTGGGCGAGTTTCGCGAATTCGTGCGCGCCAGCGGCTACGTGCCCGACTCGATCAAGCTGGGCGGCGCCAGCGTGTACGACGAGCGCAGCGGCGCGCTGCGCGACGATTCGGACGCGACCTGGCAGGACGACTACGCCGGCCGCAAGGCTGACGACAAGCTGCCGGTGGTGAACGTTTCCTGGAACGATGCCAAGGCGTATGCCGACTGGCTCGGCCAGCGCACCGGCAAGACCTACCGGCTGCCCAGCGAGGCCGAATTTGAGTATGCGCTGCGCGGTGGGACCAGCACCCGGTACTGGTGGGGCGACGGCATGCCGACCCGTTCGGTGGAGAACCTGACCGGTTCCGGCGACCGCTCGCACAGCGGCCGGCGCTGGAGCCATGCCTTCCGCAACTATCGCGACGGCTACTGGGGGCCGGCGCCGGTGATGAGCTTCGCCGCCAACCCGTTCGGCCTGTACGACATCAACGGCAACGTGTCCGAGTGGGCGCAGGATTGCTGGCACGACAACTACGTCCGCGCGCCAAACGACGGAAGCGCCTGGATCAACCCTGGCTGCCGTTCCCACGTGGTGCGCGGCGGCTCGTGGGGCAGTTCGCCGGACCAGGTGGACTCGGCCTACCGCCAGGGCGCCGACGGCAGCCTGCGCAGCGGCCGCGTGGGCTTCCGCGTGGTGCGCGAATTGTAGAGGGACATGAAAAACCCCGCGCAAGGCGGGGTTTTCATTGCGTTGGTACGGTGAGAGGACTCGATGGGTTAGCAATTATGCGGCCTGCGCGGCATCGTTTAGTGAAGTACCAACATAAGTACCATCATTCGCTGCCAGCTTGCTGGCGATCCATGCGTGTACCTCGGCGGCTGACCATGCCACGGTGCTACGGGTGGGTGTCAGTGCGCGGGGCTGCGGGAACATACCCTTGCTCGCCCACCGGTACAGCGTGGTCTTGCCGACTCCGACAAGCGCCAGCACGGCAGGCAGGCGGAGCAAGCCGGGTGCGGCGGTGCTGTGTGTTGCAACGTTCATGCTGTCATTCCTTCACGCACGGCAAGGCAGCCGATGGACTGGCTGCGGTGCCTGTGGTGTGTAGTGGTGCCGGTGGTGCCCGCGTTGGGGCCGATGGGTATCGAAGGGCGGCGCTTCGTGTATTGCTTCACGTCACGCCGCCCAGGCGCGTGATCCTCGACGCGGGGGCACGGGGGGAAGCGCGTTCGACCGAACTGTTAGATGGGGTGACGGAAATTTGTGCTGAAAATTTCCGCTACTCCCGCTGGCTGCTCGGTGCCCATTACTTCCCGATGGTGAACTGCTGGCGATCCAGCGTGACCCGCGATGGCGCATGCTGGCCCGAGTCGGGAATCTTCGGGATGTAGTTTTTGTACGACGTGTACATGGCACTCCCCGCGCTCGCTCCCTGCGATGCCGCTCCCGCTAGACCAGTCACAAGCTGCCCGTTGATTTCAGCGGTACGGCTGCGCGCCTGCTGCTGCGTTTCAAGCTGCCCGTTCTCCCGGTTCTTCTCGATGCGGGAAACGTCACGACCGGACTGCATCATGATGTCGTTCAAGATCGCATCTGTGGAATTGCCGGATGCGCCGGATTCCGCAGAGGCCGCGCGGGCTGCTGCTCGCTGCTCACGGGCCGCTTTGATCCGATCATCGGTCTGTGCCATCGCCGCTTGGTCGGTCTGCTGCTGGGCAACCTTCATTTGATCTTCCAGCGCGTGCTTCTGCTGGTTGGCTTGGTAGACGGATGCGCCCGCGGCAAGCACTGCCATGACTCCCATCGTTATGGACGCCGGTTCACACATCGTTGCGGTCTCCGGTGTTGAAGCGCATGAAGCCGACGACCGGGAAGCCGTTGTGCTGTTGCTCTAGTACAGGTTTCAGCCCAAGGCTGACTAGCCAGCGGTGCGCCCGTGCGTGCTCGGCATCGACGCACGCAACCAAGGCGGGAAAAGTGCGCGACCATCGGGCCACTACCTCTTCAGCCATCCGCATGAACGTCATCTGGATACGCGGGGGTGGTGCTGCGCATAGCAGCCAGGGCATGCCCACGCGCTGCATCCCTTCGGGCTTCTCTCCGCGCCACTCAGCCACGCCAAACACGGCTTGAACCTCGCCATCCCATGCCGCCATGAACGCTTCATCGGAAGCCGCTACAGCCTCGCGGATCGCATCGGATGCTGACTGCCAGCCGCGGCGCTCCAGCTCCACGAGGTCTTCCCGCGACAACCTCGCAGCCAGCTCGGGGATCGCTTCGGGCCGTACTGCACTGAAGGTAATCATGAGGTCACCTCCACGCCCTTTGCGGCCAACTGTTGCCGCACACGCTGGCCCAGCACTGCCACGTCCACCACGCGGGGCGTGAAGGACTGTCGGGGTTCTGTAGCTACCGTGGGTGCCTTCTGAGCCTCGCTCGGGCGTGCGGCGCCGTTATGGGGGCGGCGGATACGCTGGCGAATCCAAGGCAGCACAGAGGCGCGGGTGGTTGCAGTTGGTGCCTGCTCTTCCTGTTGCTCGCGTGCCGCATCCACGGCAGCCGCGTTAGGCAGAAGGTCACCGCAACCGTACCGCGCGGGGGCACGCTGAATCCGTAGGTTATCCGTGCGTAGGTTCAGGGAATTGCTGTCGGCAAATCGTACGTGCTCGCCTTTGCCCGCTCCGGCGATCAGGCGCGCGATTCGCAGTTTTGTCTGCCGGCCATCTGCTCGCCGGCCGTTCGCTTTCACATAAGCGCTGCCGTTGCCGTTATCGTTCAATGACCAGTGCTGGGAAAATCCCGCGTCCATCAGTCGTCGGTAATCATCGGCGTACAGGGTGGCCCGCTGGTCGGTGTTCGCCAGCGCAACATGCGCGAGTTGCTGACCATCTGCGTCGGTGGTGTATTCGGGTGCTGTCTGTTGCTTCTGTTTCTTCATTAGTCTCGGTCTCTCAGGGCATAGCCGTCCGTCACCGGCCGCAGTGCGGGCAGTGGGTGGGCTATCTGTGGGTGGTGGTGGTGGTGGGGTGTCCGGCGTGCTGCGGCAGATTGACCGCTACGGGCTACAACCACGCCGCTAGGCGCGGCGCTACAGGGGCCGATGGTGGCCCGGTGGGGTTACTCTGGGTTTGCGGGGTGTCTGACAAGGACAGCCACTGTCTAGATAGATTGCTTGGTAACAGACAATGGGTGACCATCTGGCGCCATTCTTCAGCTGTCTGACAAGGACAGCACGGACGGTCAGAAGTCGCCGGTATCCGGCTCGGCAATGTCGGCGAGGAAGGCCAACGTGTCCGCATTGGTTGCGGCAAGCTTGGCCTCATTCGCCAGCATCTCCAGCGCCCGCGCTGCGGCTGCGGGTGTGAGCTTGTCCAGCACTGCGCCGATCTTCTTTGCTGCCTTCTCGGCTGCGTGTTGTATCAGCTGCTCAGGTGTCATTTTCTGTTCCATGTCTTGCCAGCCTGCGCCGGCATCGCGCACATAGCGCCAGTGGGGAAAGCCAGTACCCGGATCATGGGCGGCGCTGCTCCAGTCCTTCGGGTTCACTTCAGGCAACTTGCGGAGCATGGCGCTAACCGTGTCCTTCCCGATCCCAAAACGGGCCGCTATCGACCGCAAGGATTCACCAGCGGGAAGCTCTGCGGTTCCTCGCTTCGTCACTGCGGCCAGGTACTGCCATGCTGCATCCCGCTGCTGCTCCGGGTGCATCTCCATTGCCCGGTCTGCGCAGTTGACCAGCTTGGAAACCAGCACGGCCATCAGGTGCTTCATGGGCAGCACGCGGGCCGGAATGGTCTCTCGCTCGGCCAGCTGGTAAGCGCGCAGGCGGTGGTGCCCATCGACCACGAACAGCCCGCCATCCACGTCGGCCACTAGCACGGGTTCGAGCTGCTGTGTATGCGCTGCCTGAAGGACAAGCCGCATGGTGCCCGCGTGCCTCGTGCTGGTGCCTTCGATGCGCGCACGGTCCCGAAAGGGCACTAGACGTTCCATCCGGGGCTGAAGGGCATCGTCTGTTTTCAGCGAAGCAAGCGGCAGCTGTTGCACCTCGGCGGCCTGAAGCCGCTGGAGTGCTTGGTCAACGGTCACTGCCTAGCGCCTTCACTTCCGGGTGCGTGTGTATCAGGTACTTCAACACCTCGGCATTGCC includes:
- a CDS encoding formylglycine-generating enzyme family protein, which codes for MPNNATLRRQRTLGGALGVIVLGFALTYHFFPRLFHVDPTQAPRRSMSLGAATSGSGLQPERMSAIGELNAGPPLTLAPTAVIVARNSKNANLPEQLSADPPEVKALLDRATKALHAGQLVGDGNSAAALFQQALKDKPDSRRAVQGLFDVRARLVAEIDQDIAVGDVDAAQDLLGALRALPNAEAEVTQLEASLKVLEKVRPMLAKAAGLLQQGRADRPAGGSALDLYREVQTLDPQNAVAEQGIFQVQRAVLDRALAAVAQNDFSGADRELAEAQTIRPGSQQMIDVHKRVDDMREQRANGVLAQAHSALDAGNVGLAAKLAAQVRAIDPSLAALAAFDEQLTNARLYASYKPGQVFTDRYVDLPGKAPAMVVIPTGSFQMGAPADGEDHADAETPQHTVTISKGFAMARTAVTVGEFREFVRASGYVPDSIKLGGASVYDERSGALRDDSDATWQDDYAGRKADDKLPVVNVSWNDAKAYADWLGQRTGKTYRLPSEAEFEYALRGGTSTRYWWGDGMPTRSVENLTGSGDRSHSGRRWSHAFRNYRDGYWGPAPVMSFAANPFGLYDINGNVSEWAQDCWHDNYVRAPNDGSAWINPGCRSHVVRGGSWGSSPDQVDSAYRQGADGSLRSGRVGFRVVREL
- a CDS encoding virion core protein, T7 gp14 family, producing the protein MAVLAAGASVYQANQQKHALEDQMKVAQQQTDQAAMAQTDDRIKAAREQRAAARAASAESGASGNSTDAILNDIMMQSGRDVSRIEKNRENGQLETQQQARSRTAEINGQLVTGLAGAASQGASAGSAMYTSYKNYIPKIPDSGQHAPSRVTLDRQQFTIGK
- a CDS encoding helix-turn-helix transcriptional regulator, which produces MNVATHSTAAPGLLRLPAVLALVGVGKTTLYRWASKGMFPQPRALTPTRSTVAWSAAEVHAWIASKLAANDGTYVGTSLNDAAQAA
- a CDS encoding ParB N-terminal domain-containing protein, whose amino-acid sequence is MTVDQALQRLQAAEVQQLPLASLKTDDALQPRMERLVPFRDRARIEGTSTRHAGTMRLVLQAAHTQQLEPVLVADVDGGLFVVDGHHRLRAYQLAERETIPARVLPMKHLMAVLVSKLVNCADRAMEMHPEQQRDAAWQYLAAVTKRGTAELPAGESLRSIAARFGIGKDTVSAMLRKLPEVNPKDWSSAAHDPGTGFPHWRYVRDAGAGWQDMEQKMTPEQLIQHAAEKAAKKIGAVLDKLTPAAAARALEMLANEAKLAATNADTLAFLADIAEPDTGDF